Proteins encoded by one window of Venturia canescens isolate UGA chromosome 2, ASM1945775v1, whole genome shotgun sequence:
- the ndl gene encoding serine protease nudel, whose protein sequence is MVGTHSGYRAPGSQDDAASDRRSEISIKSPIPYVKSSEQPGLRWPTRRSELAVRYKVPILLAIFSTIALALLIGYSAGRADVSSPELELGEPIDGRLGRAAGGSEVAGARFYGRWREAETPEIRVIRRREAPETGASQLRRVETGSKDPRGSEPVPGNVGLFEASDSPARTNVKKRGVESREKLGACERSAEECKAVLRAMRSLEKTVGNNVESLNKLMGRGSKENWENKDASKFGKLVQCLECRKLASGDPIKFVDDSEADEAAIYNHPVFQNRRSQMTKALTLAEMLDDPKPPASAVGKRMAGGTSPGEDGHEYPTSWLEPNVNDPKVKKTVGIATIQNKTADMEVTYIIKNTTIVKHLAKAESREELSRPENVRTEMPTAPSLLFNTPGREENFGWGEVTRSRATSEGASTTTATTPVPRRNVQSGARVAAGPRRPSVKGHSEGGSVLFPTAETSRAGQQVQFTPPVSWTPYPVCFFGPPNPNGLTGSAFRQPTSFAASSPGAFPFAFNHFPQRGFSFAGAPAAPGFPPMHHPPQFPFGNPAAGFQQAPYVGPTAPGGQGFFQSFGNGATGPGAPGRAPYYCTFMSAPTYQLPSQPGVAEFQRNEDYPSAMVTGRENSLDLEREPQEANFADLDCRKDERRCRDGSRCVPRESWCNVKVDCPDASDESRCSCRARVNKDRICDGYFDCPRGEDELGCFGCAINSFSCKDWSEPEGVGEECVPLTQRCDGSKQCPNGKDEEDCSMLAASFTENQNLNIVGYTVGYLHRNWQGRWYPVCTATESWAVDACTAETGFPLRDRPRSEIESISLAQYSGPYTVELGKDNVMIVPHCHKQAVFVKCPQVPCGTRVLSRQELRSSFALNEDSFLGIAQSSTSPSNSSNVIDQILGSIRNASITDPNNATGSEIVGAESRVVGGKASHPKAWPFLVAIYKDGFFRCGGIIVNENWIITAAHCVEGFASHYYEVQAGVLRRSSFSPTVQTRRADFIVMYPYYDGITMKNDLGLMKLDEPLRFNRWIRPACLPTMWPTDSSLGKEPLFDTTCVTAGWGTMFEQGPNPDHLREVELPIARHCKHPEDRNEAEICAGLPQGGRDACQGDSGGPLMCNFPHSENQWYVAGIVSHGEGCAHPNEPGAYTKVGHFVDWINSIIGNEESTINGPKPLASCPGFPCSGGLGKCLPARNRCDGVADCLGAEDEVNCASSWLTGERNASRIHWDSSRGSEFLGQSNPAARDEIIFHINPPAFANAANWMDASRTKLPEVNSGSTPTMATTTETTSEATTTADPSTTEPTTTTSLNPRQFPANYAEQPHFTCTRIMQSLTIDRRCNRIIDCEDGTDEDNCTCKDYLTNFNPKSICNGHVDCDDGSDEENCGFCRANEFTCSRSGTCIPEWKLCDQKVDCDNMEDELDCFSLTNGEELIVDFDRRPQLNLEGVVTKWENRTWRPLCVHVDTDLLKLSNKFCEYFGFGSAEYSEKMTVRGSPIKVKESSKDSLYPYEYPPSLKPPGRNVRTCNGVYVRCKPILSANTNHLVVTNPLNTNIDYLWPWQASIFADGRFRCPGTLLDRSWLLVTSRCIENLDLGRNYTMAVVGTAPPHLYVNGPFQQISPIDSIIPVKKLDSALLHLQTRVNHTRYVQPIFVQKRIFPPTDKDDCVAVGVDRKYQTNTTFLRPVLESCPFCYRCYKNATLEDCANNGTLSSWSGTIACRGSGSWYPAATFKDEDVFCGFQSTRVVTSIDYGNALLTEIMEGNFETVGAPSCDGFRCPFGSCLPWDRVCNGVDDCRDRSDENPDYCRKRKDECRSTGGPHCKCSKSELTCANGQCVAKESFCDLKNDCEDGSDETAHCTCAEYLKLTMPDRLCNNVRDCLDKSDESNEECKCEGNRFKCTATLNATRICISRDFVCDGELDCPNGDDEKICRGIQGSSTDPRGTGQVLRRSFGVWHSECFPMPVTSTKEVSDICRTMNYNSGEALRLENPDLVYGQAMIPDRDEFYMIRLNERAWISLKKNRPLVKLVVPNKTCNRAFVKCV, encoded by the exons ATGGTTGGAACGCACTCGGGCTATCGCGCCCCAGGCTCGCAGGACGACGCGGCTAGCGATCGACGCAGTGAAATTTCCATTAAATCCCCAATTCCGTACG TGAAAAGTTCGGAGCAGCCGGGACTACGATGGCCGACGAGGCGCTCCGAGTTGGCAGTTCGTTACAAAGTACCGATTTTGTTAGCGATTTTTTCGACAATCGCTTTGGCACTGCTGATCGGTTACTCGGCTGGGAGGGCAG ATGTTTCTTCGCCGGAACTGGAGCTCGGAGAACCGATCGACGGGAGGCTGGGCCGCGCCGCGGGTGGCAGCGAGGTCGCAGGTGCCAGGTTTTACGGCCGCTGGAGGGAGGCTGAGACTCCCGAAATTCGAGTAATACGAAGACGCGAAGCTCCCGAAACCGGCGCGTCGCAGCTTCGGAGAGTCGAGACAGGAAGTAAAGATCCCCGTGGAAGCGAGCCGGTTCCAGGGAACGTAGGTCTTTTCGAAGCGTCCGACTCGCCTGCGAGGACGAATGTGAAGAAGCGGGGCGTCGAGTCGAGGGAAAAACTTGGAGCGTGTGAGAGGAGCGCGGAGGAGTGCAAAGCGGTGCTCCGCGCGATGCGCTCGCTGGAGAAAACGGTCGGCAACAACGTCGAAAGTCTCAACAAACTGATGGGCCGAGGatcgaaggaaaattgggaaaaCAAGGATGCGTCGAAATTTGGGAAACTCGTGCAGTGCCTCGAGTGCAGGAAGCTAGCGAGCGGCGACCCGATCAAGTTCGTCGACGACTCCGAAGCTGACGAGGCCGCCATTTACAATCACCCGGTATTCCAAAACAGACGATCTCAAATGACGAAGGCGTTGACGCTGGCGGAAATGCTGGACGATCCGAAGCCGCCTGCGAGCGCCGTCGGCAAGCGGATGGCCGGAGGAACGAGCCCCGGCGAGGACGGACACGAGTACCCAACGTCCTGGCTGGAGCCGAACGTGAACGATCCgaaggtgaaaaaaaccgtGGGCATCGCGACGATCCAGAATAAAACTGCGGACATGGAGGTGACTTACATAATAAAAAACACGACGATCGTCAAACACCTGGCCAAAGCGGAATCGAGGGAGGAGCTATCCCGGCCGGAAAACGTCCGGACCGAGATGCCGACCGCGCCGTCGTTGCTCTTCAACACTCCTGGACGCGAGGAGAATTTCGGCTGGGGGGAGGTCACGAGGTCGCGAGCCACGTCCGAAGGAGCCtcgacgacgacggcgacgacACCGGTTCCGCGGAGGAACGTTCAATCGGGAGCAAGAGTAGCGGCGGGTCCGCGACGTCCCTCGGTCAAAGGTCATTCCGAGGGTGGCTCCGTCCTGTTCCCAACAGCGGAGACGTCCAGAGCGGGTCAACAGGTGCAATTCACGCCGCCGGTTTCATGGACGCCGTACCCAGTTTGCTTCTTCGGACCCCCGAACCCGAACGGCCTGACCGGGTCAGCCTTCCGACAGCCGACGAGCTTCGCGGCTTCGTCGCCGGGAGCTTTCCCGTTCGCGTTCAACCACTTCCCCCAGAGAGGCTTCAGCTTCGCAGGTGCGCCCGCGGCTCCAGGCTTCCCTCCGATGCACCACCCGCCACAATTCCCCTTCGGGAATCCCGCGGCAGGCTTCCAGCAGGCTCCCTACGTGGGACCGACCGCACCCGGGGGCCAGGGCTTCTTCCAGAGCTTTGGCAACGGAGCCACAGGCCCCGGAGCGCCGGGGCGAGCGCCCTATTACTGCACCTTCATGTCCGCCCCGACGTATCAGCTTCCCAGCCAACCGGGAGTGGCCGAGTTCCAGAGGAACGAGGATTATCCGTCGGCGATGGTAACGGGGAGGGAAAATTCTTTGGATCTTGAACGGGAGCCGCAGGAGGCGAATTTCGCGG ATCTGGATTGTCGTAAAGATGAGCGAAGATGCAGGGACGGCAGTCGATGTGTGCCGAGGGAATCGTGGTGCAACGTCAAAGTCGATTGCCCCGACGCGAGTGACGAGTCGAGGTGCTCGTGCCGAGCGAGAGTCAACAAGGATCGAATCTGCGACGGTTACTTCGACTGTCCTCGCGGGGAAGACGAGCTCGGCTGCTTCG GTTGCGCGATCAATTCATTCAGCTGCAAGGACTGGTCCGAACCCGAGGGAGTCGGCGAGGAATGCGTGCCTCTGACCCAACGATGCGACGGATCGAAACAATGTCCGAACGGAAAGGACGAGGAGGATTGCAGCATGCTGGCTGCCTCGTTCACCGAGAATCAGAAT cTCAACATAGTCGGCTACACGGTCGGTTACCTTCACAGAAATTGGCAAGGACGATGGTACCCTGTCTGCACGGCGACGGAATCGTGGGCGGTGGATGCTTGTACGGCAGAAACTGGTTTTCCTCTCAG GGATCGACCGCGGAGCGAAATCGAATCAATATCGTTGGCTCAATACTCCGGGCCGTACACAGTGGAATTGGGGAAGGACAACGTCATGATCGTGCCGCATTGTCACAAACAAGCGGTCTTCGTCAAGTGTCCTCAAGTTCCCTGCGGCACCCGAGTCCTTTCCCGCCAAGAATTGCGATCATCGTTCGCTCTCAACGAAGACTCGTTCCTAGGGATCGCGCAGAGTTCCACGAGCCCGAGCAACTCGTCGAACGTCATCGACCAAATTTTAGGATCCATAAGAAACGCTTCAATTACCGATCCCAACAACGCCACGGGGTCCGAAATCGTTGGCGCCGAGTCAAGAGTCGTCGGGGGCAAAGCCAGTCATCCGAAAGCCTGGCCTTTCCTCGTGGCCATTTACAAAGATGGTTTCTTCAGGTGCGGTGGCATCATCGTCAACGAAAATTGGATTATTACGGCAGCTCATTGCGTCGAGGG CTTCGCGAGCCACTATTACGAGGTTCAAGCCGGAGTGCTCCGACGCTCTTCGTTTTCCCCGACCGTCCAAACGCGCCGGGCTGATTTCATCGTGATGTATCCGTACTACGACGGAATCACGATGAAAAACGATTTGGGTTTGATGAAACTCGACGAGCCACTGCGCTTCAACCGCTGGATACGACCGGCCTGTTTGCCTACGATGTGGCCAACCGATAGCTCCCTCGGAAAGGAACCGTTATTCGATACAACCTGCGTAACAGCTGGCTGGGGAACGATGTTCGAGCAAGGTCCCAATC CGGACCACCTGCGCGAGGTCGAACTACCGATCGCTCGACACTGCAAGCACCCGGAAGATCGCAACGAGGCAGAGATTTGCGCTGGATTACCGCAAGGAGGTCGGGACGCGTGCCAAGGCGACAGCGGCGGTCCACTCATGTGCAA CTTTCCGCATTCGGAGAACCAGTGGTACGTCGCTGGTATCGTGAGCCATGGGGAAGGCTGTGCCCACCCTAACGAGCCTGGAGCTTACACGAAAGTTGGTCATTTCGTCGACTGGATAAACAGCATTATCG GAAATGAAGAATCGACGATCAACGGCCCGAAGCCTCTGGCTTCCTGTCCTGGTTTCCCCTGCAGCGGAGGTCTCGGAAAATGCTTGCCAGCTCGTAACAGGTGCgacggtgtcgcggactgccTCGGCGCTGAGGACGAAGTCAACTGCGCGTCGAGTTGGCTCACCGGGGAGCGGAATGCTTCTAGAATTCATTGGGATTCTTCCCGGGGCTCGGAGTTCCTCGGTCAGTCGAACCCGGCGGCCAGGGACGAAATAATATTCCACATAAACCCTCCGGCTTTCGCGAATGCTGCAAATTGGATGGACGCAAGTCGCACGA AACTGCCGGAAGTGAACAGTGGAAGCACTCCGACGATGGCCACGACAACGGAAACTACGAGCGAAGCGACGACGACTGCAGATCCTTCGACGACTGAACCAACGACAACGACGAGCCTGAACCCACGACAATTCCCGGCGAACTACGCGGAACAACCTCACTTCACTTGCACCAG AATCATGCAGAGCTTGACAATCGACAGACGCTGCAACCGCATCATCGACTGCGAGGACGGCACGGACGAGGACAACTGCACTTGCAAAGACTACCTCACGAACTTTAATCCGAAATCAATTTGCAACGGCCACGTGGATTGTGACGATGGAAGCGACGAGGAAAATTGCG GCTTTTGCAGGGCGAACGAGTTCACGTGCAGCAGAAGTGGCACTTGCATTCCCGAGTGGAAACTCTGCGATCAGAAAGTCGACTGTGACAACATGGAGGACGAACTCGATTGCT TCAGCCTGACCAACGGAGAAGAGTTGATCGTCGATTTCGATCGGAGACCGCAACTCAATCTCGAGGGTGTTGTCACGAAATGGGAAAATCGAACTTGGCGCCCACTCTGCGTGCATGTGGACACCGATTTACTCAAATTGTCCAATAAATTTTGCGAATACTTTGGATTtgg ATCGGCAGAGTACTCCGAGAAAATGACGGTTCGAGGATCACCGATCAAAGTGAAAGAATCCTCCAAAGATTCTTTGTACCCTTACGAATATCCGCCGTCTTTGAAGCCACCCGGGAGAAACGTGAGAACTTGCAACGGAGTCTACGTCCGTTGCAAACCGATTTTGTCGGCCAATACGAATCACCTGGTCGTCACAAATCCTCTGAACACGAATATCGATTATTTGTGGCCATGGCAAGCGTCCATTTTCGCGGACGGTCGTTTTCGCTGTCCAGGAACTCTGCTCGACCGCTCATGGCTGTTGGTCACTTCCCGATGCATCGAGAATCTCGA CTTGGGACGCAACTACACGATGGCCGTCGTTGGCACAGCGCCGCCGCATCTTTACGTCAATGGCCCGTTCCAGCAAATCTCTCCGATAGATTCGATCATACCAGTCAAGAAACTGGATTCAGCTCTGTTGCACCTGCAAACTCGAGTCAATCACACGAGATACGTTCAGCCCATTTTCGTCCAAAAAAG AATTTTTCCACCAACGGACAAAGACGATTGCGTCGCTGTCGGAGTCGACAGAAAATATCAAACTAACACGACCTTCCTGCGACCCGTGCTCGAATCCTGTCCGTTTTGTTATCGTTGCTACAAAAATGCTACTCTGGAGGATTGCGCA AATAATGGAACTCTGTCCAGCTGGAGTGGGACGATCGCTTGTCGCGGTTCAGGCTCTTGGTATCCCGCCGCGACGTTCAAAGACGAAGACGTTTTCTGCGGTTTTCAAAGTACTCGAGTAGTCACCAGCATTGACTATGGGAATGCTCTTTTAACGGAAATCATGG AGGGAAATTTCGAGACGGTTGGTGCGCCAAGTTGCGATGGTTTTCGTTGTCCCTTTGGAAGCTGCCTCCCGTGGGACAGAGTTTGCAACGGAGTGGACGATTGTCGAGATCGCTCGGACGAGAATCCTGATTATTGTCGAAAGAGGAAAGACGAATGCAGGAGCACCGGCGGGCCGCATTGCA AGTGCTCAAAGTCGGAATTGACTTGCGCGAATGGACAATGCGTGGCGAAGGAGTCATTTTGCGATTTGAAAAACGACTGCGAGGACGGCTCCGACGAGACGGCTCATTGCACCTGCGCCGAATATCTCAAACTGACGATGCCCGATCGATTGTGCAACAATGTGCGAGATTGTCTCGACAAGAGTGACGAGAGCAACGAAGAATGCAAATGCGAAGGAAACCGTTTCAAGTGCACAGC GACTTTGAACGCCACGAGGATCTGCATATCTCGAGACTTTGTGTGCGACGGTGAATTGGACTGTCCAAACGgggacgacgaaaaaatctGCCGAGGGATTCAAGGATCTTCGACGGACCC ACGCGGAACTGGCCAGGTCCTTCGTCGTTCATTCGGCGTTTGGCATTCCGAATGTTTCCCGATGCCTGTTACCTCGACCAAAGAAGTCTCCGATATTTGCAGAACTATGAATTACAACAGCGGCGAAGCTCTGCGTCTGGAGAACCCGGATCTCGTTTACGGGCAAGCGATGATTCCGGATCGCGACGAATTTTACATGATACGATTGAATGAGCGGGCGTGGATATCGTTGAAGAAGAATCGACCGTTAGTGAAGCTCGTAGTTCCGAACAAAACCTGCAATCGGGCCTTCGTCAAATGTGTGTGA